In Xiphophorus hellerii strain 12219 chromosome 8, Xiphophorus_hellerii-4.1, whole genome shotgun sequence, the genomic window tagcatgtgcttgttctaaatgaaaattagcactttcttctttgatttccaattttgacttccaatgattcacttcctgctaacgagccccctggtggttgaagagaaatccacagaaaagccgcacagggctataagccgcatggttcaaagtgtgagaaaaaagtaaaagtagtcCTAAAAATACGGTacaatatttgtttcatttttattcagatctAGAAGCTCTTCATCATTattgtgctaatgtctcagttGTTGCAGTCAGTTCTCACATACttatataaagatataaaaaacatttttattttctcatatttcatTAGAAAAACATGGGCATTTACCTGGAGCATCCGACAGTTCAAGAGTATGGAAAGGATCTGGGACAACCAAAAGAGAGGCTCCTGAGTCCAGAAGAGCAGATGGCCTTTCAGCTAGGAGACAAAGACAGAGAGGTTCAGATATGGCATGTAATTAAAGGTAATGTCCAATTAAATATTCAGATGATTCTGCAAACTGAGACCAATAAAGTGTTGTGTCTCATAGTGCAGTACTCCTTAAATGATAGAGAGTCTAAATCACTCATTTTGTCATCATGGTATCCATATGTGTGTAAGATGCAATATCCTTGTGATCAGAATGGCAGccatgcttaaaaaaaatcatactaGTTAACAGATTTTATGTAACTCATCTTTTACTTAGATGTGTCcttttgtgtaaatataaacttcttatttgtttaaagtttccttTGTTTAATAACAACTAGTACGTCATTAGTATTAGTCTGGATTGCAACCTTTCATAACTTTTCTATTTTGccacttaattattttttgtttgttgagttttcttgttgttgaacaaataaacttgatcaTGTCTTAGCTTGCTTAGAAAAGcagaattgtttttataaaatacattttttgagcCTTTTGACATAAAGATTTGTGTAAAATTAGAAGTTTCAATAAACAAAATTCACACACAACACCggcaaataaatttgacttaaattttaacacatttaaacatTGCGACAACTTATTTTTGAGGTGCAAACTTTCGCAGAGTGATTAGTATAGAGTTCTGTTTATAGTTAAGGGAAACATGTGCAggttcataattttttttctagactCTCCATTTTGTATGACTTTCAGTCAAAAACTTTAAGTTCTTGTCTCTAAAGAGCAACtttacagcaaaacaaagacagtTATGATGACTAAAGCATCTCACATATGCACAGTCAGAATTATAAGCAGGtagaaaaactttgattttgtcAATACCAGTTTCTTGAGAAGTGTTTTCCACAGATGAGGCCTGCAGACCTGGAATCAGCTCTTCAGAAGGTGTTACCTCAGAATCTGACaccatgtctgtttttaaaaaatagttatcAATCATTGTTTACatcaacaaaagacaaaaaactcaGACTAATTCTAACCTTTATTAAATGATATATTTGCTGTCTTTCCACCTCTGCAGCACAATGCATCTTGTCCATAACTTAAGGTgtaattaaatcttaaaaatgtttgctaaaaaacaaatcacattcTACCTGAGGACTTTTTGTCATCAGCTTTGAATTCGTCAGCTGCGAAGTTGGAAAAGTTGTCGTCGTCAAACGGGTTCCATGCTGGCTGTGTGGGAGTGTTGGAGGAACCAGAGGAAGGGACAGTGGCTGCAGCATTGTTCTGGTCCTGAGCAGCATCGCAAAGGCTCGGCTGAACAGAGTCGGCGGTGTTTGGTGGAGATACAAGTgatctaaaagaaataaaagatttgtttttaaaaacaaatgcaaatctgCTTCAGCAGTGGTTAAATGCAAAGCTATTTCTGTCAATTCCTAAGGTTTTACAAGTGTACACTAATTCAGGTAAGGCTAATGTGTCTATAAAAAATGCTTCAATTTCTAGATTCCTTTGTCCTTTTAACTTATTTTGAAACgtaaataaaaagaatactTTAGGGTttcatggaaaatatttttaaactatgtTGCCTTTGTATACTTACCACAAAGATGAGACAATTTGTGTTTGGTCAAATATTTCTTAAACAGCAGATTTGAGgttttatgaaaatgctgtttatatcaaaaataacttgaaataaatttgactgaatTTGTGAGTTTGTGACTGACTAGGAAGATGGTTTGAGTCGTTACCTTTCAAAAAACCCAGCAGCGAGACTTGCaatgttttaattgaaataaagaaacataGTCAAATGTAATTAACATTTGTTCTGGCTGAAtgtcatttgtatttaaaatatgacaacttttgtttttagttacCAGTTTTTGGTGCTAAAAATTCAACTAGCAAAACATGTCTGGACCCTTTTGGAATCAATCTGGAATTATTTCGAGCAGTGGCATTTTAAGATCATCCACAGAATGatcttaaaatgaatttaagatcttaaactcttaaaatatttctaaattctTAAAAGTTGCACTCACTGGCTGAGAGCAATGTTTCCATTATCCCCCTGCTGCAGCTGTGTGGAGTCATTGACAGGAGCTGCAGCACCGTTTGATGCTGCATCGCTCGGCACACGTTGATGACCTCGGTCCTCAGATGTCTTTGGAGTCTCAGGTGGAGTCTGCTCAatagagaaagagaaataaatgtgtaatgatcagaattatttttattgcatatttgaATGGACTTTAGAAAAAGGACAGAAGAGGTGAAGGTCAGAGGTTGCTTGGCCTCTTACGATCTGAGCTGATTTTTGGCTGGTCTCAGTGGAAGTAGGCTGACTTGGAGCTGGTGTCTCCTGCTGCGCAGCTGCTTCTGGTTGTCCCGGAGACGCCTTGCTCGGAGAGGGTTGAGCCTCCGGCGGCTGAGTCTGACCCGGTTGTTTGCGACGCGCTGGACGCTGAGGTGCGGCAGGGCTAGATGGAGTCTGCGGTGCCTGTGGAGGAGCGGCGctaaccacagaagaagaaggcgTGGCCTGTTGCTGGGATGTTGGCTGTGCTTGTGGTGCAGCGTCAGCTTTCGCCACTTGTGATGCTGCAGAGGCTGCCGTCTctgctccagcagctgcagccggATGCACAGTCTAATGCACAAATATATGTAACACGATATGATACCACTGAAGAAGAACCAGGCCTTTATACTAAATAACCATGATTTTATCTACATTTTTAGATGGAATACTGAAGATTATTCATCAtttcacaggaaaaaaatagaagaaagttTTCCTGAATCATTGTCTGTACCTGCTTCTGTGGAGCAGCAGCCTGATTTGCGTTGGTTTGTGTTTGAATGAACGGCTGAGCTGACGTCTGTGCCTTCTGCGACTGGAGAGCTGCAGCTGGCTGGGAGAGGTCTAAACTGACCCCTGCAGGGTGACAACACAGCACATCACTCAGCAGCATCAATCAGATTCAATTCTACATATAAACAATCACAGTTTCTTACAAAACTTAATTGAATTCACAGTAACATGAatcttattaaaatgtttgaggCTGAATAATATCAACTAAAAGCTCATAACTCAAACCTGATATCACCTGAAGCAGtgatacagaataaaaaataagcagCCACTTAGTTAGACAACTTTAATTTTCCAATCCATCATCATGGGTATTTCATCTGTTCCTATTAAGACCTGCTGCACTCGGCATGTCCAAACACATGCTGTAGAATTCATGCActtatgtcatttttatcagaaagttttgtttttctggtgaCAGAAACAGAGTAATGGCGGAGTGAAATACGTACCCACAGACTGAGCTGCGGCACCAGAGAGATTAGCTCGCTTGCGAGGAGTGAGGGCAGCAGGCTGGATGGGTAGGATGCCAGCAGCGGGCTGGGTGTGCACGGCTTTGGGCCTCTGACGAGGGGTGATGGAGGTTTCAGTGGTGGGAATTGGATCCGTGAGTCTGACGACAAAAGGAACCATAATTCCCTTCTTGTTAATCATGGAAAAACACTGTTAAGATAATTATTTAATGAGTATTGGGATACTGACTGTAAGTAATTAGTTCCACAAAATGTGGTGTCACTACAGCTTTAAGGGTATTACAGAGTAATGAGGTCATGCTTGCCTGGGCTTAGTCTGGCTCTTCTTTGCTGCAGCAGCCTCACTCGCTTTGATTGGCTCAGGAAGTGTGGAAGGAATCGGAGAATTCTagtttgtgaagaaaaaagcaaatattgaaAAGGAAATGTGCATCAAATTCTGAATGAAATGcacaaaataaagctgaaacGTTGTTGCTGTGTGGACTCTTGCAGAGATTCTCTAAGATGACTGACTTACTGACCTCATTGGGTTTTTAAGGTCAgtcataaaaactaaacagcacTTAAGAttcctcaaaaataaaactgaaaaaaaaataatgtttcaataAAGTTCACAATTTAACTTTGCTGATGTTAATCTACAGATCACTGCAGATGGTGTTTATTCTGATGAAAATAGTCTAATCTAAAATTAGTTATTGGCAGAAAATCATCATGATTACCAGAAATAAAGGTATTCTAACATCAGTCTTTGTCTAATTAATATAtgtaatgtgtttcacttggCTATGGAGATACTGatgtaaagaaacatttcaaaaatattcaaatttattgagtGGATTAAGCAGCTACAATATTTTAGTTTGCTACACTGTTAACTTTTAAATCAGGCAGTAACTTTAAACTGAATCACTTTACATAATCCTGTTTTCCACAGAAGGATGGTGTACTGCCCCCTACCTTcagtttttgtgtaaataattatCTACTTCTGTCTATATcacataatgaaaacatgacaactTACAGATTCACAAAAAAGGGTTCTCCTAAAGGGCGAAGATGATTCTGACATCAGAGATGTCTTAAGTCAGTAAAACTCTGCCTTCGTCTTGCTACATCTCAAACTTCAGGACCAACTAATCTGGATTTCTACTAAGTTAAGATGAAAAGAGACTTATCTGCTGTAGGTACCTTGAGATTTTTCTTTGACTAAAAAACAATTATCATATTTATTTGACTATTTACTGGGAATCTCTGTCCTCATTCTCCTGTGGCTTTGCTTTCCTgcctttattattttgtgtacTTTGTAAAAAAGTAGGCTAAACAGCCACCTAACTGTGTGTGTGCCACATTGTGCATGTTAGGCCTTGTGTTGACCAGAGCCGCTGTTTTTGTGGGGTACGCACATCCAGCTCATGTGGCATATTTGTGTGGGTCAGGAAGTCACCATAAGGTCTGCGGTGAAAcgttgctgtttgtttctgtgtgtgaagtGCATCGCATGCATGTGGCTTGTATTTGTGTGGGTTAGGTTTGTCCTGGCTTTGCACACCACACGCATGATGCATGTTGGGAATGTGGCTGCGTTTGTGTGGGTCAGGTACAGCGATAGTTTTGTGCGTGCCCTCTGATAATATCCTCctgcttttaacttttttaccTCCACGTTAAAAATCCTGAAATATACCTTTAAGACTGCCATTTCTTTCCATAATTGATCAAATATCTTGGTTACAGAGAGAGACTCACCTTCACGTTCTGAACAGGGCAAGTCCGCTGAGCTAGTTTAAAAGCAAAGTAGGACACCTGATAGATATCCGGTCTTTTGTCAGGATCCGGCTCCAGCATGTAGCCTAACAACAcataatgtagaaaaatgttaaatctcCAAAAATTAAAcgataaaacacaacaaaaaatctgGACTAAGCAGAGAGCAAAGAATATTATCTGACAGGTACTAACGAATGAGGCAGTGGAGATCGTAAGAGTAACGGGAATTATCTGGAATAGTGAAACTGCCATCACAGATGGCCACCTGGCTTTCACCAAAGGGGAGAGTGAAGAAGCACAACTTGTACAGCAGACAGCCCAGCGCCTGGAGAGAAAAACCACATGCACACCCAGTGACAGGAGAAAGGAATGGATGAGTCCAGGAA contains:
- the LOC116725057 gene encoding AP2-associated protein kinase 1-like isoform X3, with protein sequence MRKFFDSRRELVSSGPGSGGGGGSSGSGSSHAGGNFIGRAFTVGRHQVTVEEIIAEGGFAIVFLVKTNQGVRCALKRMYVNNEYDLQVCKQEIQIMKDLVGHKNIVGYLDSSITAMGSRDVWEVLILMDYCKGGQVVNLMNQRLQTGFTESEVLQIFCDTCDAVSRLHQRKAPIVHRDLKVENILLHDKGHYVLCDFGSATNKFQNPQTEGVAAVEEEIKKYTTLSYRAPEMVNLYNNKIITTKADVWALGCLLYKLCFFTLPFGESQVAICDGSFTIPDNSRYSYDLHCLIRYMLEPDPDKRPDIYQVSYFAFKLAQRTCPVQNVKNSPIPSTLPEPIKASEAAAAKKSQTKPRLTDPIPTTETSITPRQRPKAVHTQPAAGILPIQPAALTPRKRANLSGAAAQSVGVSLDLSQPAAALQSQKAQTSAQPFIQTQTNANQAAAPQKQTVHPAAAAGAETAASAASQVAKADAAPQAQPTSQQQATPSSSVVSAAPPQAPQTPSSPAAPQRPARRKQPGQTQPPEAQPSPSKASPGQPEAAAQQETPAPSQPTSTETSQKSAQITPPETPKTSEDRGHQRVPSDAASNGAAAPVNDSTQLQQGDNGNIALSQSLVSPPNTADSVQPSLCDAAQDQNNAAATVPSSGSSNTPTQPAWNPFDDDNFSNFAADEFKADDKKSSDMVSDSEVTPSEELIPGLQASSVENTSQETAERPSALLDSGASLLVVPDPFHTLELSDAPEKLIEGLKSPDTSSLMLPDLLSLSDPFGGSVESVKDPLTADDSLLGSLISGPPAAPGSATSSAPTSTTSALDDFSLLSGDSVQPKGDSSLLISDFEAQPASAEVATEDDFDPIPVTGRKNSQVSGGHSRSNSGGSESSLPSLARSLMLVDQLIDL
- the LOC116725057 gene encoding AP2-associated protein kinase 1-like isoform X4, which produces MRKFFDSRRELVSSGPGSGGGGGSSGSGSSHAGGNFIGRAFTVGRHQVTVEEIIAEGGFAIVFLVKTNQGVRCALKRMYVNNEYDLQVCKQEIQIMKDLVGHKNIVGYLDSSITAMGSRDVWEVLILMDYCKGGQVVNLMNQRLQTGFTESEVLQIFCDTCDAVSRLHQRKAPIVHRDLKVENILLHDKGHYVLCDFGSATNKFQNPQTEGVAAVEEEIKKYTTLSYRAPEMVNLYNNKIITTKADVWALGCLLYKLCFFTLPFGESQVAICDGSFTIPDNSRYSYDLHCLIRYMLEPDPDKRPDIYQVSYFAFKLAQRTCPVQNVKNSPIPSTLPEPIKASEAAAAKKSQTKPRLTDPIPTTETSITPRQRPKAVHTQPAAGILPIQPAALTPRKRANLSGAAAQSVGVSLDLSQPAAALQSQKAQTSAQPFIQTQTNANQAAAPQKQTVHPAAAAGAETAASAASQVAKADAAPQAQPTSQQQATPSSSVVSAAPPQAPQTPSSPAAPQRPARRKQPGQTQPPEAQPSPSKASPGQPEAAAQQETPAPSQPTSTETSQKSAQITPPETPKTSEDRGHQRVPSDAASNGAAAPVNDSTQLQQGDNGNIALSQSLVSPPNTADSVQPSLCDAAQDQNNAAATVPSSGSSNTPTQPAWNPFDDDNFSNFAADEFKADDKKSSDMVSDSEVTPSEELIPGLQASSVENTSQETAERPSALLDSGASLLVVPDPFHTLELSDAPEKLIEGLKSPDTSSLMLPDLLSLSDPFGGSVESVKDPLTADDSLLGSLISGPPAAPGSATSSAPTSTTSALDDFSLLSGDSVQPKGDFEAQPASAEVATEDDFDPIPVTGRKNSQVSGGHSRSNSGGSESSLPSLARSLMLVDQLIDL